CGGCGTGGTACTGGCGGATGGCGTCCTGCGCCAGCCGCAGGTAGGCCGACCGCAGCGAGATAAAGTGCCCGTTGCTCAGCACCATGCCGCGGCTGGCCAGCGTGCGGACGATGCTCCGCAGGATGTCCGACGCCATCTTCATGAGGCCCTTGGACGGGTCCCCGAGCGACAGCGGCTGGTGCTTGTGCTCGTACAGCCGCGCGATGTCGACCTGGCAGACCCGCTTGGGCGACGTGTTGCGGAACACCTCGCTCAGCGTGCCGACCTCCAGCCCCCAGTCGCACGGGATGCGGTTCGACCGGGCGAGCGTGGACGTGATGGCGAACTCGCCCGCCAGCGGGTAGCGGAAGCTCCGCAGAAACACCAGGTAAGGGTCGCTGCCGAGCACCGTGATCAGCGCCCGCACGAACGGCACCACCAGCAGCCGCACCACGCGTCCGTGCATGCGGTCGGTGCACCGCGCGTAGAACGCCTTGCAGAAGTCGAAGTCCATGCCGGGGTGGGCCATCGGCAGCGCCAGCCGGATCAGCATCTCGTTGTCGTAGCCGACGATGTCGCCGTCCTGCAGCACGAACGCCTTGAGCTGGGTGTCTGCCAGCAGGTGGCCGAACGCGAACCACACGGCGCGGCCCTTGCCGGGGCGGGACACCGTGAAGCCCGCCTCGAGCAGGTCGTTCAGCGCGTCCTGCCCGCGGGGGCCGTCGGTCCACAGGATCTGCACTTTGTCGCCCATCGGCGCCGTCAGGCGGACCGCCTCGCGGTAGTCCTCCGGCGAGTCGGCCCGGTTCAGCACGACCGTCACGGTGTCGACGTAGTCCGCCTCGCCCAGCTTCTGGGTGATGTTGGCGAACGGCTGGGCCCGCATGTCCGACGCGGTGATCGGCAGCACCAGCCCGATCGGGTTGCGCCGCACCGCGTCCCGCAGCTCGGCCTCGAGCTGACCGATTTCGACGGTTCCGAGGTCGTGCAGCGTGGTGATCGGCCCGCGTTGGGCAAAGTCGGGCATCGTGTCTCCTGGATTGGCGTTCTGCTCCCCAGCCGGTGAGACTCCCATTCTAGACGCAACGCCCAGCTGGGCGAATGGCGAAGCCCGGCCGCCGCCCCGGCCTGCTGACGGG
Above is a window of Posidoniimonas corsicana DNA encoding:
- a CDS encoding glycosyl transferase — protein: MPDFAQRGPITTLHDLGTVEIGQLEAELRDAVRRNPIGLVLPITASDMRAQPFANITQKLGEADYVDTVTVVLNRADSPEDYREAVRLTAPMGDKVQILWTDGPRGQDALNDLLEAGFTVSRPGKGRAVWFAFGHLLADTQLKAFVLQDGDIVGYDNEMLIRLALPMAHPGMDFDFCKAFYARCTDRMHGRVVRLLVVPFVRALITVLGSDPYLVFLRSFRYPLAGEFAITSTLARSNRIPCDWGLEVGTLSEVFRNTSPKRVCQVDIARLYEHKHQPLSLGDPSKGLMKMASDILRSIVRTLASRGMVLSNGHFISLRSAYLRLAQDAIRQYHADSLMNGLQYDRHSEEQAIEGFAELITQTGQAVSDDPSGEPALPTWTRVMTAFPEFPQRLRDIVRLDREEYAG